In one window of Bemisia tabaci chromosome 4, PGI_BMITA_v3 DNA:
- the LOC109034129 gene encoding putative protein MSS51 homolog, mitochondrial codes for MTTMKAINEDLDIERRDQAFNAFLCHICKSKASFCQSKVCSGCKLISYCGIDHQKFHWKSHKSFCLTAQKICRELKLDNVFALPFCSNGSNSDSLWCQKRWKLKTIFEQHLKRCLSLYEVNMLFFPRVCKVCHSTKILKDLTCLKCYSVSYCSGEHQIIDDHEKICSDFEKVLDCDLFMQNVDLLSLESYLIEPNTKFDAHDTKSFLTNHIHSRLNAGLESLVSQYYSGILTVFHIISEMPNFTVGKRLIIHLVGASSSYEFQFMKYWETLLHLLPELHSLLLIHIGPELEDSPSILRPCDTCWNANKSIQVRFHSEFYHQYCDSFHASIPNMIVSFNCGLHEDEGTDNDMWKQSLPYFLKHVDVPIMLTAYTKEEAKRDLNRLINESIEHNIRVKVIKEFEKNPYSCVRPIRDWESPGDSVFYSNHYVSALAVERDDKLSPLTL; via the coding sequence ATGACAACTATGAAGGCGATAAACGAAGACTTAGATATAGAGAGGAGAGATCAGGCATTTAATGCTTTCTTGTGCCACATCTGCAAGAGCAAAGCATCTTTCTGTCAATCGAAAGTGTGTTCAGGATGTAAACTTATTAGTTACTGCGGCATTGAtcatcaaaaatttcactggaagAGTCACAAAAGCTTCTGCTTAACTGCTCAAAAAATATGCCGTGAGTTAAAATTAGACAATGTGTTTGCACTGCCCTTTTGCTCTAATGGCTCAAATTCTGATTCACTGTGGTGTCAAAAACGATGGAAgttaaaaactatttttgagCAGCATTTGAAACGATGTTTAAGTTTGTACGAAGTGAACATGTTGTTCTTTCCCAGAGTTTGCAAAGTTTGTCATTCAACAAAAATCTTAAAAGATTTAACATGCTTGAAATGTTATAGTGTCTCATACTGCTCAGGTGAACATCAAATCATAGATGATCATGAAAAAATTTgctcagattttgaaaaagttctaGATTGTGATTTGTTCATGCAAAATGTAGATTTACTTTCCTTGGAATCTTACTTGATTGAACCCAACACTAAATTTGATGCACACGATACCAAAAGTTTTCTAACCAATCATATCCATTCTAGACTAAATGCTGGATTGGAAAGTTTAGTAAGTCAGTATTACTCTGGTATTTTAACTGTATTTCACATCATCAGCGAGATGCCAAACTTTACAGTTGGGAAAAGATTAATCATCCACCTCGTAGGTGCTAGTTCATCGTATGAATTTCAATTCATGAAGTACTGGGAAACTTTGTTACACTTACTTCCTGAGCTCCATTCTCTGTTGCTAATTCACATAGGACCAGAACTAGAAGACTCTCCGTCTATATTGAGACCATGTGATACTTGTTGGAATGCCAACAAATCAATCCAAGTTCGTTTTCACTCGGAATTTTATCATCAATATTGTGATTCTTTCCATGCGAGCATACCTAATATGATTGTCAGCTTCAACTGCGGTTTACATGAAGATGAGGGTACGGATAATGATATGTGGAAACAGAGTCTACCCTATTTCCTAAAACATGTAGATGTTCCAATTATGTTAACTGCTTACACCAAGGAAGAGGCAAAGCGTGACCTCAACAGACTTATAAACGAAAGTATAGAACATAATATCAGGGTAAAAGTCATCaaagaatttgagaaaaatccgTATAGTTGTGTTAGGCCAATCAGAGATTGGGAGAGTCCAGGAGATtctgttttttattcaaatcattATGTCTCTGCTTTGGCTGTTGAAAGAGATGATAAACTTTCTCCCTTAACTCTTTGA